In Dromiciops gliroides isolate mDroGli1 chromosome 5, mDroGli1.pri, whole genome shotgun sequence, the following are encoded in one genomic region:
- the SMO gene encoding smoothened homolog isoform X2, translating into MPKCENDRVELPSRTLCQATRGPCAIVERERGWPDFLKCTPDHFPEGCPNEVQNIKFNSSGQCESPLVRTDNPNSWYEDVEGCGIQCQNPLFTEAEHQDMHNYIAAFGAVTGLCTFFTLATFVADWKNSNRYPAVILFYVNACFFVGSIGWLAQFMDGARREIVCRADGTMRLGEPTSNETLSCVIIFVIVYYALMAGVVWFVVLTYAWHTSFKALGTTYQPLSGKTSYFHLLTWSLPFVLTVAILAVAQVDGDSVSGICFVGYKNYRYRAGFVLAPIGLVLIVGGYFLIRGVMTLFSIKSNHPGLLSEKAASKINETMLRLGIFGFLAFGFVLITFSCHFYDFFNQAEWERSFRDYVLCQANVTIGLPTKKPITDCEIKNRPSLLVEKINLFAMFGTGIAMSTWVWTKATLLIWRRTWCRLTGQSDDEPKRIKKSKMIAKAFSKRRELLQNPGQELSFSMHTVSHDGPVAGLAFDLNEPSADVSSAWAQHVTKMVARRGAILPQDVSVTPVGTPVPPEEQANKWLVEAEISPELQKRLARKKKRRKRKKEVCPLAPATELCHPVPAPSAVPRLPQLPRQKCLVAGPWGAGETHRHGAWTLVSNPFCPEPNSLQDPFLPTPPGPVAWAQGRRPCLAPIHSRTNLMEAELLDADSDF; encoded by the exons ATGCCCAAGTGTGAGAATGATCGGGTGGAGCTGCCTAGCCGAACCCTGTGCCAGGCCACTCGGGGACCCTGCGCCATTGTCGAGCGGGAACGGGGCTGGCCTGACTTCCTGAAATGCACCCCAGACCACTTTCCAGAAGGCTGTCCA AATGAGGTGCAAAACATCAAGTTCAACAGCTCAGGACAATGCGAGTCGCCCTTGGTCCGCACAGATAACCCCAACAGCTGGTACGAGGATGTGGAAGGCTGTGGGATCCAGTGCCAGAACCCGCTCTTCACGGAGGCTGAACACCAAGACATGCACAACTATATCGCTGCCTTTGGCGCCGTCACTGGCCTCTGCACCTTCTTCACCCTG GCCACATTTGTTGCTGACTGGAAGAATTCGAATCGATACCCTGCTGTCATCCTCTTTTATGTCAATGCTTGCTTCTTTGTGGGTAGCATCGGCTGGCTGGCCCAGTTCATGGATGGTGCCCGACGGGAGATTGTTTGCAGAGCTGATGGTACCATGCGGCTGGGGGAGCCCAC CTCCAACGAAACCCTGTCCTGTGTCATCATCTTCGTCATTGTATACTACGCGCTTATGGCGGGCGTGGTCTGGTTTGTGGTGCTCACCTATGCTTGGCACACCTCCTTCAAGGCCCTGGGTACCACCTACCAGCCCCTCTCTGGCAAGACCTCCTATTTCCACCTGCTCACCTGGTCACTGCCATTTGTTCTCACCGTGGCCATTCTTGCTGTGGCCCAG GTGGATGGGGATTCAGTGAGTGGCATCTGTTTCGTGGGCTACAAGAATTACCGTTACCGAGCTGGCTTCGTGTTGGCCCCGATTGGTCTGGTGCTTATTGTTGGAGGTTATTTCCTCATCCGAG gAGTTATGACTCTCTTCTCTATCAAAAGCAATCACCCTGGGTTACTGAGTGAGAAGGCAGCTAGCAAGATCAACGAAACCATGCTGCGTCTGG GCATTTTTGGCTTTCTAGCCTTTGGCTTTGTGCTCATCACCTTCAGCTGCCATTTCTATGACTTCTTCAACCAGGCCGAGTGGGAGCGAAGCTTCCGGGACTATGTGCT GTGCCAAGCCAACGTGACTATCGGGCTGCCAACCAAGAAGCCAATTACTGATTGTGAGATCAAGAATCGTCCCAGCCTTCTGGTGGAAAAGATCAACTTGTTTGCCATGTTTGGCACTGGTATTGCCATGAGCACTTGGGTCTGGACAAAGGCTACTCTACTCATCTGGAGACGTACCTGGTGCAG GTTGACTGGGCAGAGTGATGATGAACCCAAACGAAtcaagaaaagcaagatgattgCCAAGGCTTTCTCTAAACGACGGGAGTTACTACAGAATCCAGGCCAAGAACTCTCCTTCAGCATGCATACTGTGTCCCATGATGGGCCTGTGG CCGGTTTGGCCTTTGATCTCAATGAGCCCTCAGCTGATGTCTCCTCTGCCTGGGCCCAACACGTCACCAAAATGGTGGCCCGAAGGGGAGCTATCCTGCCCCAGGATGTGTCAGTCACTCCTGTAGGGACTCCAG tACCCCCAGAAGAACAAGCTAACAAGTGGCTGGTTGAGGCAGAGATCTCCCCAGAGCTACAGAAACGCCTggcaaggaagaagaagagaaggaagaggaagaaagaggtgtGCCCTCTGGCACCAGCCACGGAGCTTTGCCATCCTGTCCCTGCGCCTAGTGCAGTGCCCCGCCTGCCTCAGCTACCCCGGCAGAAGTGCCTGGTGGCAGGGCCCTGGGGAGCAGGGGAGACCCATCGACATGGGGCCTGGACCCTCGTCTCCAACCCTTTCTGTCCAGAGCCAAACTCTCTCCAAGATCCATTTCTGCCAACTCCGCCAGGCCCTGTGGCCTGGGCTCAGGGTCGTCGGCCTTGTCTAGCCCCCATTCATTCCCGTACCAACTTAATGGAGGCTGAGTTACTAGATGCTGACTCAGATTTCTGA
- the SMO gene encoding smoothened homolog isoform X1, translating to MAEARPARGPSLQLLGLKLLLLLLLLLLLLGGPGQGAALSGNRTGPGHWSGRASGAETGPPPLLSHCGRAAPCEPLRYNVCLGSALPYEATSTLLAGDSGSQEEAHGKLVLWSGLRNAPRCWAVIQPLLCAVYMPKCENDRVELPSRTLCQATRGPCAIVERERGWPDFLKCTPDHFPEGCPNEVQNIKFNSSGQCESPLVRTDNPNSWYEDVEGCGIQCQNPLFTEAEHQDMHNYIAAFGAVTGLCTFFTLATFVADWKNSNRYPAVILFYVNACFFVGSIGWLAQFMDGARREIVCRADGTMRLGEPTSNETLSCVIIFVIVYYALMAGVVWFVVLTYAWHTSFKALGTTYQPLSGKTSYFHLLTWSLPFVLTVAILAVAQVDGDSVSGICFVGYKNYRYRAGFVLAPIGLVLIVGGYFLIRGVMTLFSIKSNHPGLLSEKAASKINETMLRLGIFGFLAFGFVLITFSCHFYDFFNQAEWERSFRDYVLCQANVTIGLPTKKPITDCEIKNRPSLLVEKINLFAMFGTGIAMSTWVWTKATLLIWRRTWCRLTGQSDDEPKRIKKSKMIAKAFSKRRELLQNPGQELSFSMHTVSHDGPVAGLAFDLNEPSADVSSAWAQHVTKMVARRGAILPQDVSVTPVGTPVPPEEQANKWLVEAEISPELQKRLARKKKRRKRKKEVCPLAPATELCHPVPAPSAVPRLPQLPRQKCLVAGPWGAGETHRHGAWTLVSNPFCPEPNSLQDPFLPTPPGPVAWAQGRRPCLAPIHSRTNLMEAELLDADSDF from the exons ATGGCCGAGGCTCGGCCCGCGCGGGGGCCGTCGCTCCAGCTACTGGggctgaagctgctgctgctgctgctgctgctgctgctgctgctagggGGCCCGGGCCAGGGGGCGGCTCTGAGCGGGAACAGGACCGGGCCTGGACACTGGAGCGGGAGAGCGAGCGGGGCCGAGACCGGGCCGCCCCCCTTGTTGAGCCACTGCGGCCGGGCAGCCCCTTGCGAGCCGCTGCGTTACAACGTGTGCCTGGGCTCGGCGCTGCCCTACGAGGCCACCTCCACGCTGCTGGCCGGGGACTCGGGCTCCCAGGAGGAGGCGCACGGCAAGCTCGTGCTCTGGTCCG GCCTTCGGAATGCTCCCCGCTGTTGGGCAGTGATCCAGCCCCTGCTCTGTGCTGTCTACATGCCCAAGTGTGAGAATGATCGGGTGGAGCTGCCTAGCCGAACCCTGTGCCAGGCCACTCGGGGACCCTGCGCCATTGTCGAGCGGGAACGGGGCTGGCCTGACTTCCTGAAATGCACCCCAGACCACTTTCCAGAAGGCTGTCCA AATGAGGTGCAAAACATCAAGTTCAACAGCTCAGGACAATGCGAGTCGCCCTTGGTCCGCACAGATAACCCCAACAGCTGGTACGAGGATGTGGAAGGCTGTGGGATCCAGTGCCAGAACCCGCTCTTCACGGAGGCTGAACACCAAGACATGCACAACTATATCGCTGCCTTTGGCGCCGTCACTGGCCTCTGCACCTTCTTCACCCTG GCCACATTTGTTGCTGACTGGAAGAATTCGAATCGATACCCTGCTGTCATCCTCTTTTATGTCAATGCTTGCTTCTTTGTGGGTAGCATCGGCTGGCTGGCCCAGTTCATGGATGGTGCCCGACGGGAGATTGTTTGCAGAGCTGATGGTACCATGCGGCTGGGGGAGCCCAC CTCCAACGAAACCCTGTCCTGTGTCATCATCTTCGTCATTGTATACTACGCGCTTATGGCGGGCGTGGTCTGGTTTGTGGTGCTCACCTATGCTTGGCACACCTCCTTCAAGGCCCTGGGTACCACCTACCAGCCCCTCTCTGGCAAGACCTCCTATTTCCACCTGCTCACCTGGTCACTGCCATTTGTTCTCACCGTGGCCATTCTTGCTGTGGCCCAG GTGGATGGGGATTCAGTGAGTGGCATCTGTTTCGTGGGCTACAAGAATTACCGTTACCGAGCTGGCTTCGTGTTGGCCCCGATTGGTCTGGTGCTTATTGTTGGAGGTTATTTCCTCATCCGAG gAGTTATGACTCTCTTCTCTATCAAAAGCAATCACCCTGGGTTACTGAGTGAGAAGGCAGCTAGCAAGATCAACGAAACCATGCTGCGTCTGG GCATTTTTGGCTTTCTAGCCTTTGGCTTTGTGCTCATCACCTTCAGCTGCCATTTCTATGACTTCTTCAACCAGGCCGAGTGGGAGCGAAGCTTCCGGGACTATGTGCT GTGCCAAGCCAACGTGACTATCGGGCTGCCAACCAAGAAGCCAATTACTGATTGTGAGATCAAGAATCGTCCCAGCCTTCTGGTGGAAAAGATCAACTTGTTTGCCATGTTTGGCACTGGTATTGCCATGAGCACTTGGGTCTGGACAAAGGCTACTCTACTCATCTGGAGACGTACCTGGTGCAG GTTGACTGGGCAGAGTGATGATGAACCCAAACGAAtcaagaaaagcaagatgattgCCAAGGCTTTCTCTAAACGACGGGAGTTACTACAGAATCCAGGCCAAGAACTCTCCTTCAGCATGCATACTGTGTCCCATGATGGGCCTGTGG CCGGTTTGGCCTTTGATCTCAATGAGCCCTCAGCTGATGTCTCCTCTGCCTGGGCCCAACACGTCACCAAAATGGTGGCCCGAAGGGGAGCTATCCTGCCCCAGGATGTGTCAGTCACTCCTGTAGGGACTCCAG tACCCCCAGAAGAACAAGCTAACAAGTGGCTGGTTGAGGCAGAGATCTCCCCAGAGCTACAGAAACGCCTggcaaggaagaagaagagaaggaagaggaagaaagaggtgtGCCCTCTGGCACCAGCCACGGAGCTTTGCCATCCTGTCCCTGCGCCTAGTGCAGTGCCCCGCCTGCCTCAGCTACCCCGGCAGAAGTGCCTGGTGGCAGGGCCCTGGGGAGCAGGGGAGACCCATCGACATGGGGCCTGGACCCTCGTCTCCAACCCTTTCTGTCCAGAGCCAAACTCTCTCCAAGATCCATTTCTGCCAACTCCGCCAGGCCCTGTGGCCTGGGCTCAGGGTCGTCGGCCTTGTCTAGCCCCCATTCATTCCCGTACCAACTTAATGGAGGCTGAGTTACTAGATGCTGACTCAGATTTCTGA